One Gordonia mangrovi genomic region harbors:
- the msrB gene encoding peptide-methionine (R)-S-oxide reductase MsrB: MTDAQYRVTQRDGTEPAFHNEYWDHHEPGIYVDVVSGQPLFTSIDKYDSGTGWPSFTRPIDSDAVTTTTDHTLWMRRTEVRSAGADSHLGHVFDDGPRDAGGQRYCMNSAALRFIGVDDLEAQEYGAYRSLFDDRTTDSTNTEE, translated from the coding sequence CTGACCGATGCCCAGTATCGCGTGACCCAGCGCGACGGCACCGAGCCGGCCTTCCACAACGAGTACTGGGACCACCACGAACCCGGCATCTACGTCGACGTCGTGTCCGGCCAACCGCTGTTCACCTCGATCGACAAGTACGACAGCGGCACCGGCTGGCCCAGCTTCACCAGGCCGATCGACTCGGACGCGGTGACCACCACGACCGACCACACCCTGTGGATGCGCCGTACCGAGGTCCGGTCGGCGGGCGCCGACAGCCACCTCGGGCATGTCTTCGACGACGGGCCCCGCGACGCGGGTGGTCAGCGCTACTGCATGAACTCGGCGGCGCTGCGCTTCATCGGGGTCGACGACCTCGAGGCGCAGGAGTACGGCGCGTACCGCTCGTTGTTCGACGACCGCACCACCGACTCGACCAACACGGAGGAGTAA
- a CDS encoding enoyl-CoA hydratase/isomerase family protein — protein MTSQPPTVTVAELADGVLGATALGDRGDLVAPVLVVDLDGAEAGAVDAAAEVARRSDAILVGRRADKPSADLTPLLTALDLTYGGGSDERRETIPVVDVEQAVIDFTDAVANRPQASVVVAQVIRASESLPVPAAIDVESLGYSTLQGGAEFGGWLEERRALGRPLPPPPTADPVLVDRRAGQLRITLNRPERRNAYGVALRDAFVEALRIPLLDNSIDSIVVDGAGPCFCAGGDLDEFGHTPDLTTAHIVRTRGGAGRLVARLADRIEFRLHGQCVGAGIEIPAFAGRVVAAPDTVMRLPEVTMGLLPGAGGTVSIPRRIGRWRALHLFVIGAPISADEALAWGLVDVIG, from the coding sequence ATGACATCGCAGCCACCGACTGTCACGGTCGCCGAACTGGCCGACGGCGTACTCGGCGCCACCGCGCTGGGTGACCGTGGGGACCTCGTCGCGCCCGTGCTTGTCGTCGACCTCGACGGCGCCGAAGCCGGTGCTGTCGACGCCGCGGCCGAGGTCGCCCGGCGGTCCGACGCCATCCTCGTCGGCCGCCGCGCCGACAAGCCGTCCGCGGATCTCACGCCGCTGCTCACCGCCCTGGATCTGACCTACGGTGGCGGTTCCGACGAGCGCCGCGAAACCATCCCGGTCGTCGACGTCGAGCAGGCCGTCATCGACTTCACCGACGCGGTGGCGAACCGACCGCAGGCATCGGTGGTGGTGGCGCAGGTGATCCGGGCGTCGGAGTCGCTGCCCGTGCCGGCCGCCATCGATGTCGAGTCGCTGGGCTACTCGACCCTGCAGGGCGGTGCCGAGTTCGGCGGCTGGCTCGAGGAGCGGCGCGCGCTCGGACGACCGCTGCCGCCTCCGCCGACGGCCGACCCTGTGCTGGTCGACCGCCGGGCCGGTCAGCTGCGCATCACGCTCAACCGGCCGGAACGCCGTAACGCCTACGGTGTCGCGCTGCGCGACGCGTTTGTCGAGGCGTTACGGATACCGCTGCTGGACAACAGTATCGACTCGATTGTCGTGGACGGTGCCGGTCCGTGCTTCTGTGCCGGCGGCGATCTCGACGAGTTCGGTCACACCCCCGACCTCACCACCGCCCATATCGTCCGCACCCGTGGTGGCGCCGGTCGGCTGGTGGCCCGACTGGCCGACCGGATCGAGTTCCGGCTCCACGGCCAGTGCGTGGGCGCCGGGATCGAGATCCCGGCATTCGCCGGACGGGTCGTCGCGGCACCGGACACGGTGATGCGGCTGCCGGAGGTGACGATGGGGCTGCTCCCAGGTGCCGGGGGCACCGTCAGCATCCCGCGACGGATCGGCCGATGGCGGGCGTTGCATCTGTTCGTCATCGGCGCGCCCATATCGGCCGACGAAGCATTGGCATGGGGGCTCGTCGACGTCATCGGATGA
- a CDS encoding maleylpyruvate isomerase family mycothiol-dependent enzyme, whose translation MTALDQRDVFATAADHLVDLVGRIGADQWDRPGLGAWTIRALVGHTGRALTTVADYIDKPAETCRIADAADYYLTAAAEADAESVRRRGEQAGAALGEDPVSVLAGERDRALAAIARVDNPIVTTVVGGMRLLDYLPSRTCELAVHGLDIARALGVEEPALPRDVTEVASTVLAAVAARRGDGVTTLLALTGRTALPDGFTVV comes from the coding sequence ATGACCGCACTCGATCAGCGGGACGTCTTCGCGACCGCCGCCGACCACCTCGTCGACCTCGTCGGTCGCATCGGCGCCGACCAGTGGGACCGTCCGGGCCTCGGCGCCTGGACGATTCGCGCGCTGGTCGGGCACACCGGCCGGGCCCTGACGACCGTCGCCGACTACATCGACAAACCGGCCGAGACCTGCCGGATCGCCGACGCGGCCGACTATTACCTGACCGCTGCCGCCGAGGCGGATGCGGAGTCGGTGCGTCGGCGCGGGGAACAGGCCGGTGCCGCTTTGGGAGAAGATCCGGTGTCGGTGCTGGCCGGCGAACGTGACCGGGCGCTGGCCGCGATAGCCCGAGTCGACAACCCGATCGTCACCACCGTCGTCGGCGGGATGCGGCTGCTCGACTACCTCCCCAGCCGCACCTGCGAGCTCGCGGTGCACGGTCTCGACATCGCCCGCGCCCTCGGGGTGGAGGAGCCGGCACTGCCCCGCGACGTCACCGAAGTCGCGTCGACCGTGCTCGCGGCTGTTGCCGCGCGACGTGGCGACGGCGTCACGACCCTGCTCGCACTGACCGGGCGGACGGCGCTGCCGGATGGATTCACCGTGGTCTGA